The following proteins come from a genomic window of Thermoproteus sp.:
- the ilvB gene encoding biosynthetic-type acetolactate synthase large subunit — MIDTLRELKVRHILGITGGSIMALFDAAYFVDDIEVIMFRHEQGAVHAAEGYARVAGRPAVVAATSGPGATNLVTGLTDAYMDSVPVTAITGQVATWVFGRDGFQETDILGVATPITKWVYQVRRPEEATAAVKIAYEISRLGRPGPTLVDLPRDLQTMTPQGEARIQINVSKFIPPKPREEDVAKAVKMMLEAERPVVLVGGGVLWSGASKEAVELAERLNAPIVSTLPGKAAVPHNHPLYMGPAGMHGRAEADAALANADVVIAIGTRFSDRTWGRFKELQEMIKSGEMKVIHIDIDRSEIGKNVKPTVGIVADAKEALREILDLLPAAAARSPKFLAWLYEIRRRYEEAMEKAAGEFKYFAPWKVLKAVRRATPPSAVTVTGVGGHQMWSEIWWDVYEPGTFITSAGLGTMGFGIPASLGAKLADRSRPVVCIDGDGSFQMTFNNLALVREYDLPFVEIIFDNASLQLVKQWQVYMYGNRQIATRFTKNPDFLKIGEAYGIEGIRPSTYDELERAVAWAVRNNEPIIIDVTIDEDKDIVLPWVKPGDWLTQAILPKGMEDVSLRYERH, encoded by the coding sequence ATAATAGACACATTAAGAGAGCTAAAGGTAAGGCATATTCTGGGCATAACGGGCGGCTCCATAATGGCGCTATTCGACGCGGCCTATTTCGTCGACGACATAGAGGTAATCATGTTCCGACACGAGCAAGGGGCGGTGCACGCCGCCGAGGGCTACGCGAGGGTGGCCGGGAGGCCGGCCGTGGTCGCCGCCACGAGCGGCCCCGGCGCGACTAATCTAGTCACAGGGCTGACGGACGCCTATATGGACTCGGTGCCGGTGACTGCCATAACGGGCCAGGTGGCCACTTGGGTCTTCGGGAGGGACGGATTCCAAGAGACCGACATACTCGGCGTCGCCACGCCGATAACTAAATGGGTGTATCAGGTGAGGAGGCCAGAGGAGGCCACAGCTGCCGTCAAGATAGCCTACGAGATATCGAGGCTGGGGAGGCCCGGCCCCACTTTGGTCGATCTGCCGAGGGACCTACAAACGATGACCCCTCAGGGGGAGGCTCGGATACAGATAAACGTGTCTAAGTTCATACCGCCGAAGCCCAGAGAGGAGGACGTGGCGAAGGCCGTGAAGATGATGTTGGAGGCCGAGAGGCCTGTGGTGTTGGTAGGCGGAGGGGTGCTCTGGTCGGGAGCCTCTAAGGAGGCGGTGGAGCTGGCGGAGAGGCTGAACGCGCCTATAGTCTCGACTCTGCCCGGCAAGGCCGCGGTGCCCCACAACCACCCGCTCTACATGGGCCCCGCCGGCATGCACGGGAGGGCGGAGGCCGACGCGGCTTTGGCCAACGCCGACGTGGTGATAGCCATAGGCACTAGGTTCAGCGATAGGACTTGGGGCAGATTCAAGGAGTTGCAGGAGATGATAAAGTCGGGCGAGATGAAGGTGATACATATAGATATAGATAGGAGCGAGATAGGCAAGAACGTAAAGCCCACTGTGGGCATAGTGGCCGACGCCAAGGAGGCCCTAAGGGAGATCTTGGACCTGCTCCCAGCCGCCGCGGCGAGGAGCCCCAAGTTCCTGGCCTGGCTATACGAGATAAGGAGGAGGTACGAAGAGGCCATGGAGAAGGCCGCCGGCGAGTTCAAGTACTTCGCCCCCTGGAAGGTGTTGAAGGCCGTGAGGAGGGCGACGCCGCCCAGCGCCGTGACTGTTACTGGCGTGGGCGGGCACCAGATGTGGTCCGAGATATGGTGGGACGTATACGAGCCTGGCACCTTCATCACGTCGGCTGGGCTGGGCACTATGGGCTTCGGCATACCCGCCTCACTGGGCGCCAAGCTGGCGGACCGCTCGAGGCCTGTGGTGTGTATAGACGGGGACGGGTCGTTCCAAATGACCTTTAACAACTTGGCCTTGGTGAGGGAGTACGACCTGCCCTTCGTGGAGATCATATTCGACAACGCCTCCCTGCAGTTAGTGAAACAGTGGCAGGTCTACATGTACGGAAATAGGCAGATAGCTACACGCTTCACGAAGAATCCCGACTTCTTGAAGATAGGAGAGGCCTACGGCATAGAGGGGATAAGGCCCTCCACCTACGACGAGCTGGAGAGGGCCGTTGCCTGGGCCGTCAGGAACAACGAGCCCATAATAATAGACGTGACCATAGACGAAGATAAGGACATCGTGTTGCCTTGGGTCAAGCCGGGCGACTGGCTAACCCAAGCCATCTTGCCCAAGGGCATGGAGGACGTCTCGTTGAGATATGAGCGCCATTAA
- a CDS encoding ABC transporter permease, whose protein sequence is MSLPLYKDLFASLLKENYFKAGLSIVIALVVLAVVGPFTTKYGPFDTVTGPYQPPDWNLWLGSDAFGRSVYAQLVYGLGNSLHIAVIAGLLATAIGMALGLIGGYLGGKVDVVTNFLTNTFLTIPNVIIILMVAIYLPREWITVTTMGILIGAFAWPWSARAIRAIAMSIKARDFILVAKISGEKPLEIAFTEVLPQMLAYVFLVFVLQFSGAVVADVGLEVLGFMPYKTMTLGYMLYWAVQFSAPAYGAWWWFLPPGLIVMLLTMAFSMIAMAMDKAFNPRLREE, encoded by the coding sequence ATGAGCCTCCCCCTATATAAAGACCTATTTGCAAGTCTCCTCAAGGAGAATTACTTCAAGGCGGGCCTATCTATAGTGATAGCGCTTGTGGTCTTGGCGGTTGTGGGGCCCTTCACGACTAAATACGGTCCTTTTGACACAGTTACGGGGCCCTACCAGCCGCCCGATTGGAATTTATGGTTGGGTTCAGACGCATTTGGGAGGAGCGTATATGCGCAGTTGGTCTACGGCTTGGGGAATAGCCTCCATATAGCCGTAATAGCGGGGCTCCTGGCGACTGCCATAGGGATGGCGTTGGGCCTCATAGGGGGATATCTAGGGGGGAAGGTCGACGTGGTGACCAACTTCTTGACCAATACATTCCTCACAATACCCAATGTCATAATCATATTGATGGTGGCCATATACCTGCCGCGGGAATGGATAACAGTAACCACTATGGGCATATTGATCGGGGCGTTTGCCTGGCCTTGGTCGGCTAGGGCTATCAGGGCGATAGCCATGAGCATAAAGGCGCGGGACTTCATACTTGTGGCTAAAATAAGCGGCGAGAAGCCATTAGAAATCGCATTTACAGAGGTACTCCCGCAGATGTTGGCATACGTCTTCCTCGTCTTCGTGTTGCAATTCAGCGGTGCCGTAGTCGCCGACGTCGGCTTGGAGGTCTTGGGCTTTATGCCCTATAAGACCATGACGTTGGGCTACATGCTGTACTGGGCCGTACAGTTCAGCGCTCCTGCATATGGAGCTTGGTGGTGGTTCTTGCCTCCTGGCCTTATAGTCATGTTGTTGACTATGGCTTTCTCCATGATAGCGATGGCTATGGACAAGGCGTTCAATCCGCGTCTACGTGAGGAGTGA
- a CDS encoding branched-chain amino acid transaminase: MKIWLDGKLVEEGEAKVSVLSPSLNYGFGVFEGIRAYWNGENLYVFRLADHMERLLRSARIIGLDVPYTAEELSKAVVEVIRANGFKEDLYIRPVAFIAKPQISLDVRGLQAAVAVAAIPFGKYLKVEGVRAAVVSWRRVHTSMMPVMAKATGIYLNSIMAAVEARARGYDEAIMLNAEGKVVEGSGENIFIVRRGILMTPPVEDGILEGITRDTVIALAGDLGIPLLEKSITREELYTAEEAFFVGTAAEVTPIIEIDGRPLGKGPITQKIAEAYRRVVTGKEEKYSRWLTPVY, from the coding sequence ATGAAGATCTGGCTCGACGGGAAGCTCGTAGAGGAGGGAGAAGCCAAGGTCTCGGTCCTATCGCCCAGCCTCAACTACGGCTTTGGGGTCTTCGAGGGCATTAGGGCCTATTGGAACGGCGAGAACCTCTACGTCTTCAGGCTGGCTGACCACATGGAGAGGCTTTTGAGGTCGGCGAGGATAATCGGGCTGGATGTGCCCTACACCGCCGAGGAGCTCTCCAAGGCCGTGGTGGAGGTCATAAGGGCAAACGGATTCAAGGAGGACCTCTACATAAGGCCCGTCGCCTTCATAGCGAAGCCCCAAATAAGTCTGGACGTGAGGGGGCTACAGGCCGCCGTGGCGGTGGCCGCAATACCCTTCGGCAAGTACCTAAAGGTGGAGGGGGTGAGGGCCGCCGTGGTGAGCTGGAGGAGGGTCCACACCTCCATGATGCCCGTCATGGCCAAGGCGACTGGCATATACCTCAATTCGATCATGGCGGCGGTGGAGGCAAGGGCTAGAGGCTACGACGAGGCCATTATGCTTAACGCCGAAGGCAAAGTGGTGGAGGGCTCAGGCGAGAACATCTTCATAGTCCGTAGGGGCATCTTGATGACTCCGCCCGTAGAGGACGGAATACTTGAGGGCATAACGAGGGACACGGTGATCGCGCTAGCGGGCGATTTGGGCATACCGCTCCTGGAGAAGAGCATAACTAGGGAGGAGCTCTATACGGCCGAGGAGGCCTTTTTCGTGGGCACGGCGGCCGAGGTGACCCCCATAATAGAGATAGACGGGAGGCCCTTGGGGAAGGGGCCTATAACCCAAAAGATAGCGGAGGCCTATAGGCGCGTGGTCACGGGCAAGGAAGAGAAATATTCCCGTTGGCTCACGCCAGTATACTAG
- a CDS encoding 3-isopropylmalate dehydratase small subunit gives MEIRGRALVYGDKIDTDVIIPARYLVYTDPAVLGQHAMEPIDPEFPKKAKGAILVAGRAFGMGSSREQAASALKGAGIQAVVAESFARIFFRNAVNVGLPVLQVPGVRSKVREGDELVVKLDAGEVVNLSTGEVLRGKPLSGLVLEIIKAGGLVEYLKAAQKRA, from the coding sequence ATGGAGATTAGGGGGAGGGCCTTGGTCTACGGCGACAAGATAGACACCGACGTCATAATTCCCGCCCGCTATCTGGTCTATACGGATCCCGCCGTGTTGGGCCAACACGCCATGGAGCCCATAGACCCCGAATTCCCCAAGAAGGCTAAGGGCGCCATCCTGGTCGCCGGGAGGGCCTTCGGCATGGGCAGTAGCCGCGAACAGGCGGCGTCCGCGCTCAAAGGCGCGGGGATTCAGGCGGTAGTCGCCGAGTCTTTCGCCAGGATATTCTTCAGGAACGCGGTGAACGTAGGCCTGCCCGTACTGCAAGTCCCCGGCGTCAGGAGCAAGGTGAGGGAGGGCGACGAGCTCGTCGTCAAGCTCGACGCAGGCGAGGTGGTGAACCTCTCCACGGGGGAGGTCCTCAGGGGGAAGCCCCTCTCGGGCCTAGTCCTAGAGATAATTAAGGCCGGAGGTCTCGTTGAATACCTCAAGGCGGCGCAAAAACGCGCGTAG
- a CDS encoding ABC transporter substrate-binding protein translates to MLENPRFFGLVLVMFALLLAAQMYAQTTTAISLPRNETLYVGGNMWYTPTNWNPLAQLWGSGAAYPVFGLVYWPLFFWDPYKGILLPALGRWYGFQYATYSAYVPISVSVSGSTATITVNATNIQTYTTTLDLSQVPYVSWPSYIYFGNIVGGEPMFLGITYRGKVTVTVVNITAVVGSSTQKTIQISSAYPVFFNVTVVYPTTLSVSNQYTLLGYYAPGDVFNITVLPQTTTPVFTAPYNVVGSKFIVMNLTGVTTTTLPLNITMQRTFVVVSLWPGEYWQDGQPITSRDIAFTLYLQLQHPELGDSWIWGPSTSGNLIRVVPYNDTVAIFEINGTASGEAWYNTILHYLPILPEHIWYNVSSPLTWQNPNPVGSGPYEGLFYDDIRAVFMRWDNWWGWKVFGINPNNVPKYFVDMYVTSNALVMTFIQQHGLDWNSFFVPNVQNYQKTYLSSPPYFLQYPDVDLAIANYTYPWNMCAVRRALWMVINATPLSQVAEFGYEPVCLDPLCLTGTVFQDSWGRFINWTAVNQYLQEYYGVSWNPNTGSPYNPSGAAQLLQSLGFYKGSDGYWHAPNGTVLSLTIMVPYGWTDYMQAAQMLADQLEKFGIKATASYPQYSALVTQMQQGTFSATFEVLGPWTGFTPYPWFQEWMFPTGPGGTTVPIGTATWANWGRWYMSNAYPTFLQISMTPLTDYQTMQKYYSVLIQDFLSCPPFIPLYRHAYWYAYDDTYWVGWPNQNNPAPVLPASWNPPDNVLIVLHLKPRVSAPSVTTVTTATTYTTTTVTTVVSGTTYTTVSTVPVVSTVTSVVSAVPTWVWGVVALLIIVIIVVAVLALRRR, encoded by the coding sequence ATGCTAGAAAACCCCAGATTCTTTGGGCTGGTTCTAGTAATGTTTGCGCTACTTCTGGCGGCTCAGATGTATGCTCAAACCACTACCGCAATATCGCTACCCAGGAACGAAACTCTATACGTCGGAGGCAATATGTGGTACACGCCGACCAACTGGAACCCGTTAGCTCAGCTCTGGGGTAGTGGCGCGGCGTATCCGGTATTCGGACTGGTCTACTGGCCATTATTCTTCTGGGACCCCTACAAGGGTATATTGTTGCCGGCTCTAGGCAGATGGTATGGCTTCCAGTATGCGACCTACTCAGCCTATGTGCCCATATCGGTATCTGTAAGCGGCTCTACGGCGACCATCACAGTTAACGCCACCAATATACAGACCTATACAACTACCCTAGACCTTTCTCAAGTTCCCTACGTGTCGTGGCCTAGCTATATCTACTTCGGCAATATCGTTGGAGGAGAGCCGATGTTCCTAGGGATAACCTATAGGGGCAAGGTTACTGTGACTGTAGTCAACATCACCGCCGTTGTGGGCTCATCGACCCAGAAGACTATCCAGATAAGCTCGGCGTATCCTGTCTTCTTCAACGTGACTGTCGTCTATCCCACTACGTTGAGCGTTTCTAACCAATACACGCTGTTGGGCTACTACGCTCCGGGCGACGTGTTCAACATAACTGTATTGCCTCAGACCACGACGCCTGTATTCACCGCGCCGTATAATGTAGTAGGCTCTAAGTTCATTGTGATGAATCTCACCGGAGTGACCACCACGACGTTGCCTCTAAATATAACCATGCAGAGGACTTTCGTCGTGGTCTCATTGTGGCCCGGCGAGTATTGGCAGGACGGCCAGCCCATAACCAGTAGGGACATAGCCTTTACTCTGTACCTACAGCTACAGCACCCAGAGCTGGGCGACTCTTGGATATGGGGCCCCTCCACCTCCGGCAACCTAATACGTGTAGTCCCCTATAACGACACTGTGGCCATATTCGAGATAAACGGCACGGCCAGCGGCGAGGCTTGGTACAACACCATACTTCACTACCTCCCCATACTGCCCGAGCACATATGGTACAACGTCAGCAGTCCGCTGACTTGGCAGAACCCCAACCCCGTCGGTAGCGGGCCGTATGAGGGCCTCTTCTACGACGACATTAGGGCCGTATTCATGAGGTGGGACAATTGGTGGGGTTGGAAGGTCTTCGGCATAAACCCCAATAACGTGCCTAAGTACTTCGTGGACATGTACGTGACGTCTAATGCATTGGTCATGACCTTTATACAACAACACGGGCTCGATTGGAACAGCTTCTTCGTGCCTAACGTCCAGAACTACCAGAAGACGTACCTATCAAGCCCGCCGTACTTCCTGCAGTATCCCGACGTCGATTTGGCGATAGCAAACTATACCTATCCCTGGAATATGTGCGCCGTCAGGAGGGCCCTCTGGATGGTAATAAACGCGACGCCGTTGAGCCAAGTAGCCGAGTTTGGATACGAGCCCGTCTGTCTCGACCCATTATGTCTGACGGGCACTGTGTTCCAAGATTCTTGGGGCCGCTTCATAAACTGGACCGCAGTTAACCAGTACCTACAGGAATATTACGGCGTTTCTTGGAATCCGAATACCGGCTCTCCGTACAATCCGAGTGGGGCGGCCCAGTTGCTCCAAAGCTTGGGCTTCTATAAGGGCTCCGACGGGTATTGGCACGCCCCCAACGGGACCGTGTTGAGCTTGACCATAATGGTGCCCTACGGGTGGACCGACTACATGCAGGCAGCCCAGATGTTAGCAGACCAGTTAGAGAAGTTCGGCATAAAGGCCACGGCCAGTTATCCGCAATACAGCGCGTTGGTGACCCAGATGCAACAAGGGACCTTCTCGGCCACCTTCGAAGTGCTAGGTCCCTGGACTGGCTTCACGCCCTATCCGTGGTTCCAGGAGTGGATGTTCCCGACCGGCCCTGGAGGCACCACAGTCCCCATAGGCACGGCCACTTGGGCTAATTGGGGCAGGTGGTACATGTCTAACGCATATCCCACGTTCCTACAGATATCCATGACTCCGCTGACCGACTACCAGACCATGCAGAAGTACTACTCGGTGTTGATCCAAGACTTCTTGTCGTGTCCGCCCTTCATACCGCTGTATAGACACGCCTATTGGTATGCCTACGACGACACCTACTGGGTCGGCTGGCCCAACCAGAACAACCCCGCCCCGGTGCTACCCGCTTCATGGAACCCGCCCGACAACGTGTTAATTGTGCTACACCTCAAGCCTAGAGTCAGCGCGCCCTCGGTCACCACAGTGACTACGGCTACCACCTACACTACCACCACGGTGACCACTGTGGTGTCCGGCACGACCTACACGACCGTGTCGACTGTGCCCGTTGTGTCCACTGTCACTTCCGTCGTGTCGGCGGTGCCGACGTGGGTCTGGGGTGTAGTGGCGCTCCTCATAATAGTGATAATAGTAGTAGCGGTTCTAGCTCTAAGAAGGCGGTAA
- the ilvC gene encoding ketol-acid reductoisomerase has product MAKIYTDKDASLEPLKGKTIAVLGYGIQGRAQALNLRDSGLNVIVGVRRGKSWDQAKAEGFEVLEVGDAVKRADVIMVLLPDMEQPKVWKEQIEPNLKPGMVVDFAHGFNVHFGLIKPPPNVDVVMVAPKSPGRLVREEFLVGRGVPALVAVYQNYSGRAMEYALALAKGIGSTRAGVIETTFKEETETDLIGEQNVLVGGLLELLKKGFEVLVELGYQPEVAYFEAINEAKLIMDLIWQRGFYGMLTGVSETARYGGLTVGPKIIDDSVKQRMKEAAARVRDGSFAKEWVEEYSRGAPRLKQMLEEVKNHQAEKVGEEIRRLMFGR; this is encoded by the coding sequence ATGGCGAAGATATATACCGACAAGGACGCCTCCCTCGAGCCGCTCAAAGGCAAGACCATAGCCGTTTTGGGGTACGGCATACAGGGCAGGGCGCAGGCCTTGAACTTAAGGGACTCGGGCCTCAACGTGATAGTGGGCGTCAGGAGGGGCAAGTCTTGGGATCAGGCGAAGGCCGAGGGCTTCGAGGTCTTGGAGGTCGGCGATGCGGTCAAGAGGGCCGACGTGATTATGGTGTTGTTGCCCGACATGGAGCAACCAAAGGTGTGGAAGGAGCAGATAGAGCCTAACCTCAAGCCCGGCATGGTGGTGGACTTCGCCCACGGCTTTAACGTCCACTTCGGCCTCATAAAGCCTCCGCCCAACGTCGACGTGGTGATGGTGGCGCCCAAGAGCCCCGGCAGGCTTGTGAGGGAGGAGTTCCTCGTGGGCAGGGGCGTGCCGGCCCTCGTGGCGGTATATCAGAACTATTCGGGGAGGGCTATGGAGTACGCCTTGGCTCTCGCCAAAGGCATAGGCTCCACTAGGGCTGGCGTGATAGAGACCACCTTCAAGGAGGAGACCGAAACTGACTTGATAGGGGAGCAGAACGTGTTGGTGGGAGGCCTCTTGGAGCTCTTGAAGAAGGGCTTCGAGGTCCTCGTAGAGCTGGGCTACCAGCCCGAAGTGGCCTACTTCGAAGCCATAAACGAGGCTAAGCTCATAATGGACTTGATATGGCAGAGGGGCTTCTACGGCATGTTGACCGGCGTCAGCGAGACCGCGAGGTACGGAGGCCTCACGGTGGGGCCTAAGATCATTGACGACTCGGTGAAGCAGAGGATGAAGGAGGCCGCAGCCAGAGTGAGAGACGGCTCTTTCGCCAAGGAGTGGGTCGAAGAGTACTCGCGGGGGGCGCCGAGGTTAAAACAGATGTTGGAGGAGGTCAAGAACCATCAGGCGGAGAAGGTGGGAGAGGAGATAAGGCGGTTGATGTTCGGGAGATGA
- the bgaS gene encoding beta-galactosidase BgaS, which translates to MKQFPKGFKWGWSGAGFQFEMGLPGSEDPNTDWYVWVHDPENIAAGLVSGDFPENGVAYWHLYKQFHDETIRMGLNTIRFNTEWSRIFPKPTFDVKVSYEIRGGRVVSIDITERALEELDRLANKEAVQHYREMFSDIKTRGLHLILNLYHWPMPLWVHDPIKVRRGDLSGDNIGWASERTVVEFAKYAAYIAWKFGDIADEFSTFNEPNVTYGLGYISVKAGFPPGYLSFQYARRAALNLITAHARAYDAIRLTSKKPVGIIYAATPVYPLTEADRQAAEKAAFDGLWFFLDAVAKGILDGAVQDDLKGRLDWLGINYYSRNVVTRRGEGYAGVPGYGFACEPDSISRDGRPTSDFGWEIYPEGLYDILTQVWRRYGLPLYVTENGIADQYDRWRSYYLVSHISQLHRALQDGVDVRGYLHWSLTDNYEWASGFSKKFGLIYVDLATKRHYWRPSAYVYREIARANGIPEELEFLERIPTAVPEVQRALRTIL; encoded by the coding sequence ATGAAGCAATTCCCCAAGGGCTTCAAGTGGGGGTGGTCCGGCGCCGGCTTCCAGTTCGAAATGGGGCTTCCAGGCTCTGAGGACCCCAACACCGACTGGTACGTATGGGTCCACGACCCCGAGAACATAGCGGCTGGCCTGGTCAGCGGCGACTTCCCAGAGAACGGCGTGGCCTACTGGCACCTCTACAAGCAATTTCACGACGAGACGATAAGGATGGGGCTTAACACTATTCGTTTCAACACGGAGTGGTCTAGGATATTCCCCAAGCCTACCTTCGACGTGAAAGTCAGTTACGAAATCAGAGGGGGCCGCGTGGTTTCAATAGACATCACGGAGAGGGCCTTGGAGGAGCTGGACCGCCTCGCCAACAAGGAGGCCGTCCAACACTATAGGGAGATGTTCTCCGACATAAAGACTAGGGGCCTCCACCTCATCTTGAACCTCTACCACTGGCCTATGCCCCTATGGGTTCACGACCCCATAAAGGTCAGGCGGGGAGACCTCTCCGGCGACAACATAGGGTGGGCCTCCGAGAGGACTGTAGTGGAATTCGCCAAATACGCGGCATATATTGCGTGGAAGTTCGGCGATATCGCGGACGAATTCTCTACATTCAACGAGCCCAACGTGACGTATGGTCTCGGCTATATTTCCGTCAAGGCGGGTTTTCCGCCAGGCTATTTGAGCTTCCAATACGCCAGGAGGGCCGCCTTAAACCTAATTACCGCACACGCCCGCGCCTACGACGCCATTAGGCTCACATCCAAGAAGCCAGTGGGCATAATCTACGCCGCAACTCCCGTCTATCCGCTCACCGAGGCCGACAGACAGGCCGCCGAGAAGGCCGCCTTCGACGGCCTTTGGTTCTTCTTGGACGCAGTGGCCAAGGGCATCTTGGACGGGGCGGTACAAGACGACCTAAAGGGGAGGCTGGACTGGCTGGGGATAAACTACTACAGCAGGAACGTAGTGACGCGTAGGGGCGAGGGATATGCCGGGGTGCCTGGCTACGGCTTCGCCTGCGAGCCTGACTCCATAAGCAGAGATGGGAGGCCCACTAGCGACTTCGGCTGGGAGATATATCCGGAGGGTCTCTACGATATATTGACGCAAGTCTGGAGGAGGTACGGATTGCCTCTATACGTCACCGAAAACGGGATAGCGGATCAATACGATAGGTGGAGGTCGTACTATCTGGTTTCCCACATCTCTCAACTGCACCGCGCGTTGCAAGACGGGGTGGATGTAAGGGGCTATTTGCACTGGTCCCTGACGGACAACTACGAGTGGGCTTCTGGCTTCTCCAAGAAGTTCGGGCTGATCTATGTCGACCTCGCAACTAAGCGCCACTATTGGAGGCCGAGCGCCTACGTTTATCGGGAGATAGCGAGAGCCAACGGGATACCTGAAGAGCTGGAGTTCCTGGAGAGAATACCGACGGCGGTTCCCGAAGTCCAGAGGGCCCTCAGGACGATACTTTAA
- a CDS encoding ABC transporter permease, with protein MSIWKYIGRRAVEYLITWYVAVSLAFILPHLLPIDPVKLMIQRLISTASSSGGGGIVVTSQAIQELAHRLEVMFGVDKPLYMQYLLFIWNALHLNFGVSIWLLGTPVSDIILRVLPYDIILLVPAVVLSWYVGNKLGAYLGFDKRGSKTDKVSLPALYALNNAPYFWFALLLMMVFASYLHIFPPTGTPYSKLPSLTWSYISDLLWHMALPFLSLFAVSLGGWAIGMRQNMLNEVRSNYAVYGEALGLTRGVLRRYTYHNAILPQITGLAINLGYIVAGNAVLEFTFQYPGIGMILGNAIYNYDYFLMQGIFFFVVTMVLIANFIIEVVYTIIDPRIRASVSA; from the coding sequence ATGTCTATTTGGAAGTATATAGGGAGGAGGGCCGTCGAGTATTTAATAACTTGGTATGTAGCTGTGAGTCTAGCGTTTATTCTGCCTCATTTGTTGCCCATAGACCCCGTGAAGCTTATGATACAGAGGCTGATTAGTACTGCCAGTAGTAGCGGTGGCGGGGGGATCGTCGTGACTTCTCAAGCTATACAGGAGCTAGCCCATCGGCTGGAGGTGATGTTTGGCGTAGATAAGCCGCTTTATATGCAGTACCTTCTGTTCATATGGAATGCCCTCCACTTGAACTTCGGCGTGTCTATATGGCTACTCGGCACGCCCGTCTCGGATATAATCTTGAGGGTTCTGCCTTATGATATAATCCTATTGGTGCCGGCTGTGGTGCTTTCGTGGTATGTAGGGAATAAGCTGGGCGCATATTTGGGTTTCGATAAGAGGGGTAGCAAGACGGATAAAGTATCTCTGCCGGCCCTATATGCCCTAAATAACGCGCCGTATTTCTGGTTTGCTCTGTTGCTGATGATGGTCTTCGCGTCGTACCTACATATCTTCCCTCCAACTGGGACGCCGTATTCTAAACTGCCGTCGTTAACTTGGAGCTATATCAGCGACCTCTTATGGCATATGGCTCTGCCCTTCTTGTCTCTCTTTGCGGTTTCGCTAGGGGGATGGGCTATAGGTATGAGGCAGAACATGTTGAACGAGGTGAGGAGCAACTACGCCGTATATGGGGAGGCTCTGGGCCTCACGAGGGGCGTGCTTAGGAGGTATACCTACCACAACGCAATACTTCCCCAGATAACTGGCCTTGCGATAAATCTGGGATATATAGTGGCAGGAAACGCCGTATTGGAGTTCACATTCCAATATCCGGGCATAGGGATGATTTTGGGAAACGCCATCTATAACTACGATTACTTCTTGATGCAGGGCATATTCTTCTTCGTGGTGACTATGGTGCTCATAGCGAACTTCATAATAGAGGTGGTCTACACTATAATTGATCCGAGAATTAGGGCCTCGGTGTCGGCATGA
- a CDS encoding ACT domain-containing protein → MSAINLKIPQSMDYVGRVVSIVRRAKVSVRRMEVEARDSIYHITLDVEGPIDEINWLVAKLDKLPEVLEINKAQAAPAIMVTVREKR, encoded by the coding sequence ATGAGCGCCATTAACTTGAAGATACCTCAGTCCATGGACTACGTGGGGAGAGTTGTGAGTATTGTGAGGAGGGCGAAGGTGTCCGTGAGGAGGATGGAGGTAGAGGCCAGGGATTCCATATACCACATAACGCTAGACGTAGAGGGGCCCATTGACGAGATAAATTGGTTGGTGGCCAAGCTGGATAAACTGCCCGAGGTGTTAGAGATAAACAAGGCGCAGGCGGCGCCCGCGATAATGGTCACCGTCCGCGAGAAAAGGTAA